A window of Pseudodesulfovibrio hydrargyri contains these coding sequences:
- a CDS encoding ATP-binding protein — translation MFRRSAMHIVSFGFFFLLFTGTGLCREKIRVAARIMSPPFSFLVAKDGRKVVRGYSVDEMVLLAQIMNVDLEFKPLHDLAVRKSMLRDGTVDILGHDSQKLAEELGAEFIPIGISLRHHLYVNENCHSVTCLRDLGTKKVVAISAGPYSPETKLEGDVLWLTSPLEALTMVSQGAMDVFVAPSERVADDIIDRYQIPNIVKKGVVLGETPLGIIITGAKPELAQKVRKAFSHLQEVGLTAQLRDKWFGKPTIADDIRVYAKYVAIGSSVAGVVFIVIVVWNVLLKRRVEEVTGDLKRTEQRYRDLIESSPDMIFLVNEEGDILHANERARTFLLFPKGEVPALQQLVTREYRDEIGAFLTKVYHDGCDKLDLQMLGVSAQPMEVEVAGRIIQGGSQEGVLACLFARNVTERNRMEEELIQSERLGIIGKMAASLAHEINNPLGIIQANAEDLMYEEGSSRDVKDGLAVIQRNAIRAGEITTGLLEAATPRPMIMEILDVRTLIADSLLLLGSRKKRERVTLEIEERPLFIRGDERALQQVLVNLVFNSLAVTDEDGTIAILAQGEGEGEHATVRIEVRDTGKGIPRENLTQIFEPFFSSRKGGFGLGLFITRRMVQRLDGLIFAESELGKGTSMFMEFPAARLKES, via the coding sequence ATGTTTCGACGCAGCGCAATGCATATCGTTTCCTTTGGGTTCTTCTTCCTCCTCTTCACAGGGACTGGCCTGTGCCGTGAGAAGATCCGGGTCGCCGCCAGGATCATGTCCCCGCCGTTCTCCTTCCTGGTCGCCAAGGACGGGAGGAAGGTCGTTCGCGGTTATTCCGTGGACGAAATGGTTCTGCTCGCGCAGATCATGAACGTCGACCTGGAGTTCAAACCCCTGCACGACCTGGCCGTTCGCAAGAGCATGCTTAGGGACGGGACCGTGGACATCCTGGGCCACGATTCCCAAAAACTGGCCGAGGAGTTGGGGGCCGAGTTCATTCCCATCGGCATCAGCCTGAGGCACCACCTTTACGTCAACGAGAATTGCCATTCCGTGACCTGCCTTCGCGATCTCGGCACGAAAAAGGTGGTGGCCATCTCCGCCGGTCCTTACAGTCCCGAAACCAAGCTGGAAGGCGACGTCCTGTGGCTGACCTCTCCGCTGGAGGCCCTGACCATGGTCAGCCAGGGGGCCATGGACGTGTTTGTGGCTCCCTCCGAGCGGGTGGCCGACGATATTATCGACCGCTATCAGATACCGAACATCGTCAAGAAGGGCGTTGTGCTTGGCGAAACCCCGCTGGGCATCATCATCACTGGAGCCAAGCCGGAACTGGCCCAAAAGGTCAGGAAGGCCTTTTCGCACCTGCAGGAGGTCGGGCTCACGGCGCAGTTGCGCGACAAGTGGTTCGGCAAGCCGACCATCGCCGACGACATCAGGGTGTACGCCAAGTACGTGGCCATCGGTTCGAGCGTGGCCGGGGTGGTCTTCATCGTCATCGTGGTCTGGAACGTGCTGCTTAAGCGCCGGGTCGAGGAGGTCACGGGGGACCTGAAGCGCACGGAGCAGCGCTACAGGGACTTGATCGAATCCTCGCCGGACATGATTTTTCTGGTCAACGAAGAGGGGGATATCCTGCACGCCAACGAACGGGCCAGGACGTTTCTCCTGTTCCCCAAAGGCGAGGTGCCCGCCCTCCAGCAGCTGGTCACCCGGGAGTACCGGGACGAGATCGGCGCCTTTCTGACCAAGGTGTACCATGACGGCTGCGACAAGCTCGACCTGCAGATGCTCGGCGTTTCCGCGCAACCCATGGAAGTGGAGGTGGCCGGGCGCATCATCCAGGGAGGGTCCCAGGAGGGCGTGCTGGCCTGCCTGTTCGCCCGCAACGTCACCGAGCGCAACCGCATGGAGGAGGAACTCATCCAGTCTGAGCGGCTGGGCATCATCGGCAAGATGGCCGCCAGCCTGGCGCACGAGATCAACAACCCCCTGGGCATCATCCAGGCCAATGCCGAGGACTTGATGTACGAGGAAGGCTCGTCCAGGGACGTCAAGGACGGCCTCGCCGTCATCCAGCGCAACGCCATCCGCGCGGGCGAGATCACCACCGGGCTGCTGGAGGCGGCCACGCCCAGGCCCATGATCATGGAGATTCTCGACGTCCGGACCTTGATAGCCGATTCGCTCCTGTTGCTGGGCAGCAGGAAGAAGCGGGAGCGGGTCACCCTGGAGATCGAGGAGCGCCCGTTGTTCATCCGGGGCGACGAGCGGGCCCTGCAGCAGGTGCTGGTCAATCTGGTGTTCAACTCCCTGGCCGTGACCGACGAGGACGGCACCATCGCCATCCTGGCCCAGGGCGAAGGGGAAGGGGAGCACGCGACGGTCCGCATCGAGGTCCGGGACACGGGCAAGGGCATCCCCAGGGAGAACCTGACGCAGATTTTCGAACCGTTCTTTTCCTCGCGCAAGGGGGGATTCGGCCTCGGGCTGTTCATTACCCGCAGAATGGTGCAACGGCTTGACGGCCTGATTTTCGCTGAATCCGAACTGGGAAAGGGAACCTCCATGTTCATGGAGTTCCCCGCCGCCCGCCTCAAGGAGAGCTGA
- the speD gene encoding adenosylmethionine decarboxylase translates to MNTVGVHCILELKGCPSHLLDDEQLILETMISASQRAMSTLLDITSHKFEPQGVTALALLAESHISIHTWPESGYAAVDIFTCGETAKPRLACEYFVSEFKAADHTLTVLPRGNGCGCHHPLTPKEEATLWQVRG, encoded by the coding sequence ATGAACACTGTCGGTGTGCATTGCATTCTTGAACTCAAAGGTTGTCCTTCCCATCTGCTCGACGACGAGCAGCTCATTCTCGAAACCATGATCTCCGCTTCCCAGCGGGCCATGTCCACCCTGCTCGACATCACGAGCCATAAATTCGAGCCCCAAGGGGTCACCGCCCTGGCCCTGCTCGCGGAATCCCATATTTCCATCCACACCTGGCCCGAATCGGGCTATGCGGCCGTGGATATCTTCACCTGCGGCGAAACCGCCAAGCCCAGGCTCGCCTGCGAATATTTCGTCAGCGAGTTTAAGGCCGCGGACCACACCCTGACCGTGCTGCCGCGCGGCAACGGCTGCGGGTGCCACCATCCCCTGACCCCGAAAGAGGAGGCGACGCTGTGGCAGGTTCGAGGCTGA
- a CDS encoding ComEA family DNA-binding protein, whose protein sequence is MKHLVITLCLAALCLLFAASAFAQDGVVSFNKATVEQLMAIDDIDIPEELAQAIVDYRKANGDYKSAEDMLKVPGMTQDFMEELNPQVADDGDVVYDPDAEPALAPSKC, encoded by the coding sequence ATGAAACATCTCGTCATCACCCTTTGCCTGGCCGCCCTGTGCCTGCTGTTCGCCGCCTCCGCGTTTGCCCAGGACGGCGTCGTCAGCTTCAACAAGGCCACCGTCGAACAGCTCATGGCCATCGACGACATCGACATCCCCGAGGAACTGGCCCAGGCCATCGTGGACTACCGCAAGGCCAACGGCGACTACAAGTCCGCCGAAGACATGCTCAAGGTCCCCGGCATGACCCAGGACTTCATGGAAGAGCTCAATCCCCAGGTCGCCGACGACGGCGACGTCGTCTACGACCCCGACGCCGAGCCCGCACTGGCCCCGTCCAAGTGCTAG
- a CDS encoding spermidine synthase — MAGSRLSSDYWITEYMTEDDVHLHGVERILDFKRTEYQEMSIVRSKTFGAGLVLDGKWQVSERDEFLYHEPLVHTALYQHGAPSRVLVLGGADGGAVREVLKWKSVTKAVQVEIDKVVYDACQEHLGNIHQGCFQNPRAEIRFGDAFEVLEKEGGSWDVIVCDLSDPLEDSPAMNLFTREFFTTCREALAPGGVFVIQAGPVTPPFDDGHARIVRTLGTVFENVTHFFSCTPTYVVPLGFALGSLKPLDTDPEPAKVDAFLAENVDGELRFFDGIALRGLMSPPKYLRDKVAKGETLSTLDDPARYTGTGVKS; from the coding sequence GTGGCAGGTTCGAGGCTGAGTAGCGACTACTGGATCACCGAATACATGACCGAGGACGACGTCCACCTCCACGGGGTGGAGCGGATTCTCGACTTCAAGCGGACCGAATACCAGGAGATGTCCATCGTCCGCTCCAAGACCTTCGGCGCGGGCCTGGTCCTGGACGGCAAGTGGCAGGTCTCCGAACGCGACGAGTTCCTCTACCACGAGCCGCTCGTCCACACCGCCCTGTACCAGCACGGAGCGCCGTCGCGCGTTCTGGTCCTGGGCGGCGCGGACGGCGGGGCCGTGCGCGAGGTCCTCAAGTGGAAGTCCGTGACCAAGGCCGTCCAGGTGGAGATCGACAAGGTCGTGTACGACGCCTGCCAGGAGCATCTGGGCAACATCCACCAGGGCTGCTTCCAGAACCCGCGCGCCGAGATCCGTTTCGGCGACGCCTTCGAAGTGCTCGAAAAGGAGGGCGGCTCCTGGGACGTGATCGTCTGCGACCTGTCCGACCCCCTCGAGGACAGTCCGGCCATGAACCTCTTCACCAGGGAGTTCTTCACCACCTGCCGCGAGGCCCTGGCCCCGGGCGGCGTGTTCGTCATCCAGGCCGGGCCGGTCACGCCCCCGTTCGACGACGGCCACGCCCGCATCGTGCGCACCCTGGGCACCGTGTTCGAGAACGTCACCCACTTCTTCTCCTGCACGCCCACCTACGTGGTCCCGCTCGGCTTCGCCCTGGGTTCGCTCAAGCCGCTGGACACCGATCCGGAACCGGCCAAGGTGGACGCCTTCCTGGCCGAAAACGTGGACGGCGAACTCAGGTTCTTCGACGGCATCGCCCTGCGCGGCCTCATGAGTCCGCCCAAATACCTGCGCGACAAGGTGGCCAAGGGAGAAACCCTTTCCACCCTCGACGACCCGGCCCGCTATACCGGCACCGGCGTCAAGTCCTAG
- a CDS encoding secondary thiamine-phosphate synthase enzyme YjbQ has translation MKSYRKELFFEVPTRRAFMNITEDVEACLRESGIREGLCLVNAMHITASVFINDDESGLHHDYEVWLEKLAPHEPVSQYRHNGYEDNADAHMKRQIMGREVVVAVTEGKLDFGTWERIFYGEFDGRRKKRVLVKIIGE, from the coding sequence ATGAAATCCTACCGCAAAGAACTCTTTTTCGAGGTCCCGACGCGCCGGGCGTTTATGAACATCACCGAGGACGTGGAAGCGTGTCTGCGCGAATCGGGCATCCGGGAGGGGCTCTGCCTGGTCAACGCCATGCACATCACCGCCTCGGTCTTCATCAACGACGACGAGTCGGGCCTGCACCACGACTACGAAGTCTGGCTGGAGAAGCTGGCCCCGCACGAGCCGGTCTCCCAGTACCGGCACAACGGGTACGAGGACAACGCGGACGCGCACATGAAGCGCCAGATCATGGGCCGCGAGGTGGTCGTGGCCGTGACGGAAGGGAAACTGGACTTCGGTACATGGGAGCGCATCTTCTACGGCGAGTTCGACGGCCGCCGCAAAAAACGGGTCCTGGTCAAGATCATCGGTGAATAA
- a CDS encoding aryl-sulfate sulfotransferase, whose translation MRKLHPWHMALMLGIMMMGLSSGAFAYESITGPTGVLYYDQAKAYQGYTLFDPTVGSKTTYLIDMRGNIVHTWKSEYTAGLHSMLLPNGHLLRAGTIPKKKEAGYCGIGGAGGILEEFDWNGKKVWEYKLFTPNKEIQHHTFCRMPNGNTMILAWEAMTNDEFRKLGRNPLTIPSEPVVSKGIPHDRFWVDFVREVNPEGKTVWEWHVKDHIGTGPKQFDINYTMPRPMGGTYPNYDWSHFNTVNYIPETDTVVLNSRNFSEFYFINHKTGEMEYRWGNPSAWDPTAKKPGYWDDGSQQLFGDHCATPLKNGHILIFDNGSERPEARRSRAVEMDPKTGKIVWQYETRHTNSFNSHRQGSVQRLPNGNTLITSTHGGHIFEVTMDGDVAWEFISPLFAGKTKAVVNDNDAFPEKFHLDAMTNMVHRAYRYGEDYPAFYGKTLTPQGYIAGDDAPRFFRDYHAGAGFSAPAAAPAAAKAPAKAEAEDDGGDGPAMVAY comes from the coding sequence GTGCGTAAACTGCATCCATGGCATATGGCCCTCATGCTCGGTATCATGATGATGGGATTGAGCTCCGGGGCGTTTGCCTATGAATCCATCACCGGTCCCACCGGTGTGTTGTATTATGACCAGGCCAAGGCCTACCAGGGGTACACCCTGTTCGATCCCACGGTGGGCAGCAAGACCACCTATCTCATCGACATGCGCGGCAACATCGTTCACACTTGGAAGAGCGAATACACAGCGGGTCTGCATTCCATGCTGCTGCCCAACGGCCATCTGCTGCGGGCCGGAACCATCCCGAAGAAAAAGGAAGCGGGTTACTGCGGTATCGGCGGCGCCGGCGGTATTCTCGAGGAATTCGATTGGAACGGCAAGAAAGTATGGGAATACAAGTTGTTCACGCCGAACAAGGAGATCCAGCACCACACCTTCTGCCGCATGCCCAACGGCAACACCATGATCCTGGCCTGGGAAGCCATGACCAATGACGAGTTCCGCAAACTGGGCCGCAATCCCCTGACCATCCCCTCCGAGCCGGTGGTGTCCAAGGGCATTCCCCACGACCGTTTCTGGGTCGATTTCGTCCGCGAGGTCAACCCCGAGGGCAAGACCGTCTGGGAATGGCACGTCAAGGACCATATCGGCACCGGCCCCAAACAGTTCGACATCAATTATACCATGCCCCGCCCGATGGGAGGGACGTACCCCAACTACGACTGGTCGCATTTCAACACGGTCAACTACATCCCCGAGACGGACACCGTGGTTCTGAACTCCAGGAACTTCTCCGAGTTCTATTTCATCAACCACAAGACCGGCGAGATGGAATACCGCTGGGGCAACCCCTCGGCCTGGGACCCCACCGCCAAGAAGCCCGGCTATTGGGATGACGGTTCCCAGCAACTGTTCGGCGACCACTGCGCCACGCCGCTCAAGAACGGCCACATCCTGATCTTCGACAACGGCTCCGAGCGCCCCGAGGCCCGCCGTTCCCGCGCCGTCGAAATGGATCCCAAGACCGGCAAGATCGTCTGGCAGTATGAGACCAGGCACACCAACAGCTTCAACTCCCACCGCCAGGGCTCGGTGCAGCGCCTGCCCAACGGCAACACCCTGATCACCTCCACCCACGGCGGCCACATCTTCGAGGTCACCATGGACGGCGACGTGGCCTGGGAGTTCATCAGCCCGCTCTTTGCCGGGAAGACCAAGGCCGTCGTCAACGACAACGACGCCTTCCCGGAGAAGTTCCATCTTGACGCCATGACCAACATGGTCCACCGCGCCTACCGCTACGGTGAAGACTACCCCGCGTTCTACGGCAAGACTCTGACCCCGCAGGGCTACATCGCGGGCGACGACGCGCCGCGTTTCTTCCGTGACTACCACGCGGGCGCAGGCTTCTCCGCCCCGGCCGCCGCTCCCGCCGCAGCCAAGGCTCCGGCCAAGGCCGAGGCCGAGGACGACGGCGGCGACGGACCGGCCATGGTTGCCTACTAG
- a CDS encoding aryl-sulfate sulfotransferase — MKRREFLTGAAVAAAATLVNPLKALSFPTVFPHGTTIYKPEKCFGGYTVFGTEVESEGTVLIDMNGNVARQWKNVCQAEHPPKMLKGGFLAGAMRPAPEKKGRVWADPDSTDFVVVDWDGKVLRRVPRAGLHHDYQFEGNPAGYHTPAMPLDNYKGKVLILSHKFTHNQYISDKELYDDYLVEVDADNNVIWDWVASEHFDEMDFPLDFKKTMYKYPTFSMTRTPGRKGGDWIHVNAASYLGPNKWWDEDKEKYAVFNPENIIISCRQTNTNFIIDKKTKKVVWQLGPDFYSDSVWEFGGKQYKRALSKLGQIIGQHHTHMIPRGLPGEGNILVYDNGGYAGYGKRNPGAPVGWSDARRDYSRVIEFDPRTLKVVWEHSAKQMGMRNKYQFYSDYVSSAQRLPNGNTLITNGAVGQFQEVTPDHEIVWEYISPYYTENGKYNLVYRAMRVPYDYIPQLDKPTEVKVTPPDNTTFRIKAG, encoded by the coding sequence ATGAAAAGACGTGAATTCCTCACCGGCGCAGCCGTGGCTGCCGCGGCTACGCTGGTCAATCCCCTGAAGGCGTTGTCCTTCCCCACGGTCTTCCCGCACGGTACGACCATATACAAGCCCGAGAAATGCTTCGGCGGCTACACCGTCTTCGGTACCGAAGTGGAATCCGAGGGCACCGTTCTCATCGACATGAACGGCAACGTGGCCCGGCAGTGGAAGAATGTCTGCCAGGCCGAGCACCCGCCCAAGATGCTCAAGGGCGGCTTTTTGGCCGGCGCCATGCGCCCGGCTCCGGAAAAGAAGGGCCGTGTCTGGGCCGACCCGGATTCCACCGACTTCGTGGTCGTGGACTGGGACGGCAAGGTCCTGCGCCGGGTCCCCCGCGCCGGCCTGCACCACGACTACCAGTTCGAGGGCAACCCCGCGGGCTACCACACCCCGGCCATGCCGCTGGACAACTACAAGGGCAAGGTCCTGATCCTGTCCCACAAGTTCACCCACAACCAGTACATCTCGGACAAGGAACTGTACGACGACTACCTGGTTGAAGTGGACGCGGACAATAATGTGATCTGGGACTGGGTCGCCTCCGAGCACTTCGACGAGATGGACTTCCCTCTGGACTTCAAGAAGACCATGTACAAGTACCCGACCTTCTCCATGACCCGCACTCCGGGCCGGAAGGGCGGCGACTGGATCCACGTCAACGCCGCCTCCTACCTGGGCCCCAACAAGTGGTGGGACGAGGACAAGGAGAAGTACGCGGTCTTCAACCCGGAGAACATCATCATCTCCTGCCGCCAGACCAACACCAACTTCATCATCGACAAGAAGACGAAGAAGGTCGTCTGGCAGCTCGGTCCCGATTTCTACAGCGATTCGGTCTGGGAATTCGGCGGCAAGCAGTACAAGCGCGCCCTGTCCAAGCTGGGCCAGATCATCGGCCAGCACCATACCCACATGATCCCCAGGGGGCTTCCGGGCGAGGGCAACATCTTGGTCTACGACAACGGCGGCTACGCGGGCTACGGCAAGCGCAACCCCGGCGCTCCGGTGGGCTGGTCCGACGCTCGGCGCGACTACTCCCGCGTGATCGAATTCGACCCCCGCACCCTGAAGGTGGTCTGGGAGCACTCGGCCAAGCAGATGGGCATGCGCAACAAGTACCAGTTCTACTCGGACTATGTCTCCTCGGCCCAGCGGCTGCCCAACGGCAACACCCTGATCACCAACGGCGCGGTCGGCCAGTTCCAGGAAGTCACCCCGGATCACGAGATCGTCTGGGAATACATCAGCCCGTACTACACCGAAAACGGCAAGTACAACCTGGTGTACCGCGCCATGCGCGTGCCGTACGACTACATCCCGCAGCTCGACAAGCCCACGGAAGTCAAGGTCACGCCTCCGGACAACACCACGTTCCGGATCAAGGCCGGCTAA
- a CDS encoding sigma-54-dependent transcriptional regulator has translation MPEKILLVDDEQELLSVLKRSLARQGYVVDTASTGQEAWKALSETAYDLVVSDLTMKPMDGLELLRQIRGIDHILPFIIMTGAGSIETAVEAIKLGAYHYITKPFKTQELALLARRAIEHGQLHRKLESFNSQEAESGPESMVIGSNALIQQMMIMVEKVSDSDVSILIQGETGTGKSLFAKRIHNASSRVDKPFFTIDCGALSENLLESELFGHVKGAFTGAIRAKRGLLEEAQGGTVFLDEIGELTPATQVKLLRAIQEKEIKPVGGNIPIHVDVRFLSATSRNLEKAVETGEFRKDLYYRLAVIPLHLPALRHRQEDMVVFVDHFVRKFNLRYNKEVQSLTPGAMQALLDSPWKGNIRELENVIERAVLLAGGKTISAEDLCAHPLCFPEAPEDGEEGTVSLKHAVENAEIKAIRQALIAAGGNRSKTAKILGIGRRTLYDKIDAYNL, from the coding sequence ATGCCCGAAAAGATATTGCTGGTCGACGACGAACAAGAACTGCTGTCCGTGCTGAAGCGGTCCCTGGCCCGCCAGGGGTACGTGGTGGACACGGCTTCCACCGGGCAAGAGGCCTGGAAGGCCCTTTCGGAAACCGCCTACGACCTGGTGGTCAGTGATCTGACCATGAAGCCGATGGACGGCCTGGAGCTGCTCCGGCAGATACGCGGCATCGATCACATTCTGCCGTTCATCATCATGACCGGGGCCGGTTCCATCGAGACCGCGGTGGAAGCCATCAAGCTCGGCGCCTACCACTACATCACCAAGCCGTTCAAGACCCAGGAGCTCGCCCTGCTGGCCCGCCGGGCCATCGAGCACGGCCAGCTGCACCGCAAGCTGGAGAGTTTCAACAGCCAGGAGGCCGAGTCCGGGCCCGAGTCCATGGTCATCGGCAGCAATGCCCTGATCCAGCAGATGATGATCATGGTCGAAAAGGTTTCGGATTCGGATGTCTCCATCCTCATCCAGGGCGAGACCGGTACGGGCAAGTCCCTGTTCGCCAAGCGCATCCACAACGCCAGCTCCCGCGTGGACAAGCCGTTTTTCACCATAGACTGCGGGGCGTTGTCCGAGAACCTGCTGGAGAGCGAGCTGTTCGGCCACGTCAAGGGGGCCTTCACCGGGGCCATCCGGGCCAAGCGCGGCCTGCTCGAGGAGGCCCAGGGCGGCACGGTCTTCCTGGACGAGATCGGCGAATTGACTCCGGCCACCCAGGTCAAGCTGCTGCGGGCCATTCAGGAGAAGGAGATCAAGCCCGTGGGCGGCAACATCCCGATCCATGTGGACGTGCGGTTCCTGTCGGCCACCAGCCGCAACCTGGAGAAGGCGGTGGAGACCGGCGAGTTCCGCAAGGACCTGTACTACCGGCTGGCGGTCATTCCCCTGCACCTGCCCGCCCTTCGCCATCGACAGGAAGACATGGTGGTCTTCGTGGACCATTTCGTGCGCAAGTTCAATCTCCGCTACAACAAGGAGGTCCAGTCCCTGACCCCCGGGGCCATGCAGGCCTTGCTGGATTCTCCGTGGAAGGGAAACATCCGGGAACTGGAGAACGTCATCGAACGGGCCGTGCTGCTGGCCGGGGGCAAGACCATCAGCGCGGAGGACCTCTGCGCGCATCCCCTGTGCTTCCCCGAGGCTCCGGAAGACGGCGAGGAGGGCACGGTGTCCCTGAAACACGCCGTGGAGAACGCCGAGATCAAGGCCATCCGCCAGGCCCTGATCGCCGCCGGGGGCAATCGCTCCAAGACGGCCAAGATCCTGGGCATCGGCCGTCGGACCCTGTACGACAAGATCGACGCCTACAACCTGTAG
- a CDS encoding transporter yields MKRVTVGVLACLLVVLLCGTAMAEGPVHRCWTNIGATFGPGGLGIPKGFLAVGGNVTFAKSNGIWKSSQRRNGKVKTTKLNEIFKTRYGIMESLDIRTATPIYNVHVDKANGADRETYGIGDTTVLLHKGVFNQQKGDLLSVAVDFGGIVPTASVGSHSSNFVGNDAWGAMFGLGATYFIGANRFDTEVNFASFAEGAQDYQKGNRTRWNLGYAYALSEFWDIGAESSWEMSDESRYDGHGQQDAYVEWYAGPKVTFKYKPWKLFAGLLTKAPVHRWYESNKVGSDDFRVEFKLIKLFDIGSIF; encoded by the coding sequence ATGAAGAGAGTAACAGTCGGAGTACTGGCATGCCTGCTGGTCGTTCTGCTGTGCGGAACGGCCATGGCCGAGGGGCCGGTCCACCGGTGCTGGACGAACATCGGAGCGACCTTCGGTCCGGGCGGGCTCGGCATTCCCAAAGGGTTCCTCGCCGTGGGCGGCAACGTAACCTTCGCCAAGAGCAATGGCATTTGGAAAAGCAGCCAGCGGCGGAACGGCAAGGTCAAGACCACCAAGCTCAACGAAATCTTCAAGACGCGCTACGGCATCATGGAGTCCCTGGACATCAGGACGGCCACGCCGATCTATAACGTCCACGTCGACAAGGCGAACGGAGCCGACAGGGAGACCTACGGCATCGGCGACACAACTGTCCTGCTGCACAAGGGGGTGTTCAACCAGCAAAAGGGAGACCTGCTGTCCGTTGCCGTGGATTTCGGCGGCATCGTTCCCACGGCCTCGGTGGGTTCCCACTCCTCCAACTTTGTCGGCAACGACGCCTGGGGCGCCATGTTCGGCCTGGGCGCCACCTACTTCATCGGAGCCAACCGCTTCGACACCGAAGTGAACTTCGCCTCCTTCGCGGAAGGGGCCCAGGATTACCAGAAGGGCAACCGGACCCGCTGGAACCTCGGCTATGCCTACGCCCTGAGCGAATTCTGGGACATAGGCGCCGAATCCTCCTGGGAGATGAGCGACGAATCGCGCTACGATGGCCATGGGCAGCAGGACGCCTATGTGGAATGGTACGCGGGCCCCAAGGTGACGTTCAAGTACAAGCCCTGGAAACTCTTCGCCGGTCTCCTGACCAAGGCTCCGGTCCACCGCTGGTACGAGAGCAACAAAGTCGGCTCCGACGACTTCAGAGTGGAATTCAAGCTGATCAAGCTCTTTGATATCGGCTCGATATTCTAG
- a CDS encoding pyrimidine dimer DNA glycosylase/endonuclease V, producing the protein MRLWTVHPRFLDVKGLTAVWREGLLARKVLRGQTKGYTNHPQLIRFRNHPDPLSAIDAFLAAVLNEARNRGYNFDASKIDEHAQAAPIKETTGQLDYEWRHLLKKLEQRDPERFEDSRNLRPAPHPLFVLVKGGVRDWEKL; encoded by the coding sequence ATGCGGCTGTGGACCGTCCATCCCCGCTTCCTCGACGTCAAGGGACTGACCGCTGTATGGCGCGAAGGCCTCCTGGCCCGCAAGGTCCTGCGCGGCCAGACCAAGGGCTACACCAACCATCCCCAGCTCATCCGCTTCCGCAACCACCCGGACCCGCTCTCGGCCATCGACGCCTTCCTCGCGGCCGTGCTGAACGAGGCCCGCAACCGGGGCTACAACTTCGACGCCTCCAAGATCGATGAGCACGCCCAGGCCGCGCCCATCAAGGAAACAACCGGCCAGCTCGACTACGAGTGGCGCCACCTGCTCAAAAAACTCGAACAACGCGACCCCGAACGCTTCGAAGACTCCCGCAACCTACGCCCTGCGCCACACCCGCTGTTCGTCCTGGTCAAAGGCGGCGTGCGGGATTGGGAAAAACTTTAA